In the Methanoregula sp. genome, one interval contains:
- a CDS encoding NYN domain-containing protein, translating to MALDTKVIALYIDFENIEIGLQRQYKTKFKIEPIINKLSELGVVRIRKAYADWVKNQDYRESLLNYGIELIEKPSLNTEGKNGADIKLAIDAVETAILNPNINTFAIVSGDSDFLSLIQKLRESGKYVIILSGDAFTSKLIIKNCDEFISYELIADIHEPDTKKETSIQKESSHAIDLLKDALRILEDEGKHLDYAGIKIKMLQIDPTFTEKKIGFPSFGNFIKSVSENKQMDIEIIQIDGISYVKSNLNEDDGEEFETRPPTKKEWKVIIDAVQMFFTEGKGKKSEGNPWILLSYLDRRRDVGLLSISKRAMRDALHTLIESGIIQKKKGSGFSPYLLSEDFDNLKKEFLGKLK from the coding sequence GACAAAGTTCAAGATTGAGCCTATCATCAACAAGCTTTCAGAGCTCGGGGTTGTGCGGATCCGGAAGGCCTATGCCGACTGGGTCAAGAACCAGGATTACCGGGAAAGCCTGCTCAATTACGGCATAGAGCTTATCGAGAAGCCCAGCCTGAATACGGAAGGAAAGAATGGGGCGGATATCAAACTCGCCATAGATGCTGTTGAGACTGCGATTCTCAACCCGAATATCAATACATTTGCGATCGTATCCGGCGACAGCGATTTCCTCTCGCTCATCCAGAAACTCCGGGAAAGCGGGAAGTATGTCATAATTTTAAGCGGCGATGCATTCACGAGCAAGCTCATCATCAAAAACTGCGATGAATTCATCTCCTACGAGCTGATAGCCGACATCCATGAACCGGATACGAAAAAGGAGACATCGATCCAGAAAGAATCGTCCCATGCCATCGACCTGCTCAAGGATGCCCTCCGGATCCTCGAGGATGAAGGAAAACACCTGGATTATGCCGGCATCAAGATCAAGATGCTCCAGATCGATCCCACGTTTACTGAGAAGAAGATCGGTTTTCCGAGTTTCGGGAATTTCATCAAGTCGGTGAGTGAGAATAAGCAGATGGATATCGAGATCATCCAGATCGATGGGATCTCGTATGTGAAATCCAATCTCAATGAAGACGATGGCGAGGAGTTTGAGACACGGCCCCCGACGAAGAAAGAATGGAAAGTGATAATCGATGCCGTCCAGATGTTTTTTACCGAAGGCAAAGGGAAAAAATCGGAAGGCAATCCCTGGATTCTGCTCTCGTACCTTGACCGACGGCGGGATGTAGGCCTTCTCTCTATCTCGAAGCGTGCGATGAGAGATGCACTCCATACCCTGATCGAGTCGGGGATCATCCAGAAGAAGAAGGGATCCGGTTTCTCCCCCTATTTACTTTCTGAAGATTTCGACAACCTGAAAAAAGAGTTTCTGGGAAAACTGAAATAA